The proteins below come from a single Gimesia alba genomic window:
- a CDS encoding prenyltransferase/squalene oxidase repeat-containing protein, which yields MTFCFVCVFSLCFPHRVSGEEILPKHMTPAAVKSIQRGLDYLAKQQTASGSFQTTQDGSTYPVSMTSLAGIAFLANGNTPSRGPYADQVRKATEYVLSQAQDNGLIAAGSENGRPMYGHGFSLLFLSSVFGMETDAKVRARIAKVVKNGIQLTSSGQSPLGGWIYTPGGGDEGSVTVTQMQGLRAAHNAGFTVPKGTIQNAVRYLELCQTPEGGIRYSYHSGNDTRLPISAAAITCLYSAGEYESPLAEECMEYVYGQFKNRTNGFQSGHYFYLNLYAAQAFYQAGDDYWNAYFPGQRDSLIKSQTSNGSWNGDGVGPVFGTSVALIVMQLPYKYLPIYQR from the coding sequence ATGACATTCTGTTTTGTGTGCGTGTTTTCTCTCTGCTTTCCGCATCGAGTGAGTGGGGAAGAGATTCTGCCTAAACATATGACGCCGGCTGCAGTGAAATCGATACAGCGCGGCCTGGATTATCTGGCCAAGCAGCAGACCGCCTCGGGCAGTTTTCAGACCACGCAAGATGGAAGTACTTACCCCGTTTCGATGACCTCATTGGCGGGGATTGCTTTTCTGGCGAATGGAAATACGCCCAGCCGTGGGCCGTATGCCGATCAGGTGCGGAAAGCGACAGAATATGTGCTCAGCCAGGCACAGGATAACGGCTTGATCGCCGCCGGTTCGGAGAACGGACGTCCGATGTACGGGCATGGGTTCTCGCTACTCTTCCTTTCCAGTGTCTTCGGCATGGAGACCGATGCCAAGGTACGTGCGCGGATCGCAAAAGTCGTCAAAAATGGAATTCAGTTAACGTCATCGGGACAGAGCCCGTTAGGCGGCTGGATCTATACTCCCGGCGGAGGCGATGAAGGAAGTGTGACCGTCACACAGATGCAGGGGCTCCGCGCGGCACATAACGCCGGTTTCACCGTTCCCAAAGGGACCATTCAAAACGCTGTCCGTTATCTGGAACTCTGTCAGACCCCAGAAGGCGGTATTCGCTATTCCTATCATTCAGGCAACGATACCCGCTTACCGATTTCCGCGGCTGCGATTACCTGTCTGTATTCAGCGGGCGAATATGAATCTCCCCTGGCTGAGGAGTGCATGGAATATGTTTACGGCCAGTTTAAAAATCGAACGAACGGGTTTCAGTCGGGGCACTATTTTTATTTGAACCTTTACGCCGCGCAGGCGTTTTATCAGGCAGGCGATGATTACTGGAATGCGTACTTTCCCGGCCAGCGGGACAGTCTGATTAAATCTCAGACGTCGAATGGAAGCTGGAACGGCGATGGAGTCGGACCAGTGTTCGGGACCAGCGTGGCGCTCATTGTCATGCAGCTGCCTTACAAGTATTTACCGATTTATCAACGATGA
- a CDS encoding AAA family ATPase, whose amino-acid sequence MAALEKLRAAQERIREQIRTVVIGQDEVVEQLLVSILAGGHCILEGVPGLAKTLLVSTLAKSLSLDFGRIQFTPDLMPADITGTDVIYEDRQSGTREFKFIEGPIFTNLLLADEINRTPPKTQAALLQGMQEKNISAGTKHYQLPRPFFVLATQNPIEQEGTYPLPEAQLDRFLMKIIVKYPTRDEERLIYKTVTGDDLVEPEATLTGEEVLELQHLVRRVPISDFLVDYTMDLIRATRRDSEDAPEFINRWVLWGAGPRGGQSLILAAKARAALYGRPEVTVEDLQAVAKSVLRHRIVLSYNAESEGQTADTVIEKLIEETPLHQSAAGKDGQYERILKS is encoded by the coding sequence ATGGCGGCTTTGGAAAAGCTGAGAGCGGCCCAGGAACGAATTCGGGAACAGATCCGCACTGTCGTGATTGGTCAGGATGAGGTGGTCGAACAGCTTCTGGTCAGCATTTTAGCGGGCGGGCATTGTATTCTGGAAGGGGTACCCGGGTTAGCAAAAACGTTGCTGGTTTCGACGCTGGCAAAAAGTCTTTCGCTGGATTTTGGTCGGATTCAGTTCACGCCCGACCTGATGCCCGCTGATATCACCGGGACCGACGTCATTTATGAAGATCGGCAGTCCGGGACGCGCGAATTCAAATTTATCGAAGGTCCGATTTTCACAAATCTGCTTTTGGCGGATGAAATCAACCGGACGCCACCTAAAACACAGGCCGCTCTGCTGCAGGGCATGCAGGAAAAGAATATTTCGGCCGGGACCAAACATTATCAACTCCCCCGCCCCTTCTTTGTGCTGGCGACACAGAATCCCATTGAGCAGGAAGGAACCTACCCTCTGCCAGAAGCGCAACTGGACCGGTTTTTGATGAAGATCATCGTCAAGTATCCGACGCGGGATGAAGAGCGGTTGATCTATAAAACGGTCACCGGCGATGATCTTGTTGAGCCCGAGGCGACATTAACGGGAGAAGAAGTACTTGAGCTACAGCATCTCGTCCGGCGTGTGCCCATCAGCGATTTCCTCGTGGACTACACGATGGATTTAATTCGTGCCACGCGTCGCGACAGTGAAGATGCTCCCGAATTTATCAACCGCTGGGTCCTCTGGGGCGCAGGCCCGCGTGGTGGTCAGTCTTTGATACTGGCTGCAAAAGCAAGAGCCGCTCTTTACGGTCGACCGGAAGTCACGGTCGAAGATTTACAGGCCGTCGCGAAGTCGGTGTTGCGGCATCGCATTGTGCTGTCTTACAACGCCGAGTCGGAAGGACAGACCGCGGATACCGTGATCGAAAAACTGATCGAAGAAACTCCATTACATCAGAGTGCGGCAGGAAAGGATGGACAGTATGAAAGAATACTTAAATCCTGA
- a CDS encoding DUF58 domain-containing protein, which translates to MKEYLNPEIVGRIAGIGFKARQPVEGSIAGLHRSPLHGLSPEFADYRSYTPGDDLKNLDWKAYARSDRFYIKRFEEESNLRAVFIVDSSKSMAYGEPTFSKFDCAASIAVSMSAVLLKQRDAVGLAILNDRVQQDLRTGSTPSHLAKFQEVLQQIELQGETDIGPAVSQVADQIHRRGVVVVLSDLLTPLDPFYEALGKLQHAGHEIIVGHILHRDEVEMPFKDSVIFKDIEGEEEIFAEPWAFHKAYQAAMEEFIQETRQRCQYCGIDYLQIMTDDNLGGVLSSYLHNRQFAGAKTHRGRMSSLGSQSGDDNKTESVTANSPAPDQ; encoded by the coding sequence ATGAAAGAATACTTAAATCCTGAGATTGTCGGACGGATCGCGGGAATTGGCTTCAAAGCACGTCAGCCGGTAGAAGGTTCGATTGCGGGCTTGCATCGGAGTCCTTTGCACGGCTTGTCTCCGGAATTTGCCGACTATCGCAGTTACACGCCCGGTGATGATTTGAAAAATCTGGACTGGAAAGCGTACGCGCGGTCGGACCGGTTTTATATCAAACGCTTCGAAGAAGAATCGAATCTGCGGGCGGTATTTATCGTCGATTCCTCAAAGTCGATGGCCTATGGTGAGCCCACATTTTCTAAATTCGATTGTGCGGCTTCAATTGCGGTTTCGATGTCTGCAGTTCTATTAAAGCAGAGGGATGCCGTCGGGCTGGCCATTCTAAATGATCGGGTACAGCAGGATTTGCGAACCGGGAGTACTCCCTCGCATCTGGCAAAGTTCCAGGAAGTTTTGCAGCAGATTGAACTGCAGGGCGAAACGGATATCGGTCCGGCAGTATCGCAAGTGGCCGATCAGATTCACCGCCGCGGAGTTGTGGTCGTACTGTCCGATCTGTTGACGCCTCTCGATCCCTTTTATGAAGCCTTGGGGAAATTACAACACGCCGGTCATGAAATCATCGTCGGGCATATTCTGCATCGCGATGAAGTGGAGATGCCTTTCAAGGATTCCGTGATCTTCAAAGACATCGAAGGCGAGGAAGAAATCTTCGCGGAACCCTGGGCCTTTCACAAGGCATATCAGGCGGCGATGGAAGAGTTCATCCAGGAAACGCGTCAGCGATGTCAGTACTGCGGCATTGATTACCTGCAGATTATGACCGACGACAATCTGGGGGGCGTCTTGAGTAGTTATTTGCATAACCGCCAGTTTGCTGGCGCAAAAACGCACCGGGGAAGGATGTCGTCCTTGGGCAGTCAGTCTGGTGATGATAATAAAACAGAAAGTGTGACCGCGAACTCCCCTGCCCCTGATCAATAA